The Arthrobacter sp. PM3 genome contains the following window.
CGCAGCCGTGACATCGGAGAGGGTTTGGATTTCGTCATGAGCCATGACGCGGAGCTCCTCACCCGCCTTGAGGATGCGTGACCGCGTCCCTCGAAATCGAAGATGCGTTGCAGGTCGTTGACCGGTATGGGTTCCATATCCGTGACATCGGGCTCCTGGCCTCGGCATTGGCGCGGCCGGCAACAACAGTCTTGGGTGCAGAGGTCTATCCGCAGCTGCCTATGAAGGCGGCAGCCCTAATGGAGTCGGTGGCGCGGTTCCACCCGCTGATCGATGGCAACAAGCGCACGGCGTGGACTCTGATGGTTTTGATGCTCTGGATCAATGGCTACCGGCATGACTTCACCACGGATGCGGCATTTGACCTCGTCGTGGGTGTGGCCGCCGGCGATGTCCCGCTTGAAGTCAGCGCCGGGCTAATTGCCACGCATCTCGTCAGGCGCTAGCTAGACACCAGGCCCGTGGGCTTTCCCGGCTGGCTGCT
Protein-coding sequences here:
- a CDS encoding type II toxin-antitoxin system death-on-curing family toxin; translated protein: MTASLEIEDALQVVDRYGFHIRDIGLLASALARPATTVLGAEVYPQLPMKAAALMESVARFHPLIDGNKRTAWTLMVLMLWINGYRHDFTTDAAFDLVVGVAAGDVPLEVSAGLIATHLVRR